One segment of Mycolicibacterium sp. YH-1 DNA contains the following:
- a CDS encoding helix-turn-helix domain-containing protein: protein MATASPVQFGTLVRQWRQRRRLSQLDLALQADVSSRHVSFIETGRSAPSRAMVLRLAEALDVPHREQNHLLLAAGLAPEFTERSLDDPDMAAVREGVDRVLRAYDPYPCLAVDRGWRIVAANAGVSMLMSGVAGHLLEAPNALRISLHPDGLAPHIRNLGQWRHHVIGRLRREVAASGSEELRGLLTEIEAYPGGSEETRDLGGVVVPLVIERPDGAVLTFMSTVTTFGTALDLTAAELSIEAFLPADEQTAAALR, encoded by the coding sequence ATGGCCACCGCCTCCCCCGTCCAGTTCGGCACCCTCGTCCGTCAGTGGCGGCAGCGTCGGCGGCTCAGCCAGCTCGATCTCGCCCTGCAGGCCGACGTGTCGTCGCGACACGTGAGCTTCATCGAGACCGGGAGATCGGCGCCCAGCCGCGCCATGGTGCTGAGGCTGGCTGAGGCCCTGGACGTCCCCCATCGCGAACAGAATCACCTGCTGCTGGCGGCCGGCCTCGCCCCGGAGTTCACCGAACGCTCGCTGGACGACCCCGATATGGCCGCCGTACGCGAAGGCGTCGACCGGGTACTGCGGGCCTACGACCCGTATCCGTGCCTCGCGGTGGACCGCGGTTGGCGCATCGTTGCGGCGAATGCTGGGGTGTCGATGCTGATGAGTGGCGTTGCCGGGCACCTGCTGGAGGCGCCCAACGCGCTCCGCATCTCGTTGCACCCCGATGGACTGGCACCCCACATCCGAAATCTCGGGCAGTGGCGCCATCACGTCATCGGCAGGCTGCGCCGCGAGGTGGCGGCCAGTGGTTCCGAGGAGCTGCGTGGCCTGCTCACCGAGATCGAGGCCTACCCGGGTGGCTCGGAGGAGACCCGCGATCTGGGTGGCGTCGTCGTGCCGTTGGTGATCGAGCGCCCCGACGGTGCGGTGCTGACGTTCATGAGCACGGTCACGACGTTCGGCACCGCTCTGGATCTGACCGCCGCCGAACTCAGCATCGAGGCGTTCCTACCCGCCGACGAGCAGACCGCCGCGGCACTGCGATAG